From Cercospora beticola chromosome 6, complete sequence, a single genomic window includes:
- a CDS encoding uncharacterized protein (CAZy:GH18) has translation MRVIFFWSVLLGLANAVPAGHTSSIEKRADPYKPPRNAIYVQTFRTTSGDKLSLLPLVEQKTDVTHIYLSAVHVNEEPGDINLNDDNVNSTVWDTVWQEAAQLQQRGVKVMMMLGGAAPGSYPRLCSGANGAVDDSYYVPLRNTLKFHNVEGLDLDIEERVPYTCPLNLLRRLHADFGPDFILTMAPVASELQPNPIGLGGFSYRTLDAEANASDRPNGKLVNWYNCQFYNGWGDASRPNGYNSIIANGWAADRVVMGVLDSPNDGGSGWYGVSTYQKTIATLKANYENFGSVVGWEYWDAGIKDGYKEPWQWVAAIGQSVFAGRPGTANRDKGGDSGPSPWPVLTDQLEALGVEKLLAVRALNISDGSLSGALQVLGLSDVLPL, from the exons ATGCGTGTCATTTTCTTTTGGTCGGTCCTTCTGGGTCTAGCAAACGCGGTACCAGCAGGCCATACATCTTCTATCGAGAAGAGAGCAGACCCATACAAACCTCCTCGCAATGCCATATATGTACAGACATTCAGAACAACCTCTGGCGACAAGCTCTCTCTGCTGCCACTTGTCGAGCAGAAGACAGATGTCACGCACATCTACCTGAGCGCTGTGCATGTCAATGAGGAACCAGGAGACATTAACCTCAACGATGACAACGTGAACAGCACTGTTTGGGATACCGtctggcaagaagctgcacaATTACAACAACGTGGAGTGAAAGTCATGATGATGCTTGGAGGTGCCGCTCCAGGCTCATATCCACGACTTTGCAGTGGAGCCAATGGAGCAGTT GATGATTCGTACTACGTACCGCTTCGTAATACCCTCAAATTTCACAATGTCGAAGGGCTCGACCTCGACATCGAGGAGCGCGTGCCGTATACCTGCCCACTGAATCTACTACGCCGACTACATGCCGACTTTGGACCCGATTTCATCTTGACAATGGCACCAGTGGCGTCAGAACTCCAGCCAAACCCCATCGGTCTCGGCGGCTTTAGCTACAGGACTCTTGACGCAGAAGCCAACGCTTCAGACAGGCCCAATGGCAAACTTGTCAATTGGTACAATTGCCAATTTTACA ATGGCTGGGGTGACGCGAGCCGACCGAACGGATACAACTCCATCATCGCAAATGGCTGGGCTGCAGATCGCGTAGTCATGGGCGTACTCGATTCCCCGAACGATGGCGGAAGTGGCTGGTACGGCGTTAGCACATATCAAAAGACCATCGCAACTTTGAAGGCCAACTACGAAAACTTCGGATCGGTGGTAGGATGGGAATACTGGGATGCTGGCATCAAGGACGGCTACAAAGAGCCTTGGCAATGGGTTGCGGCTATTGGTCAAAGTGTTTTCGCTGGAAGACCTGGAACTGCTAACAGGGACAAAGGTGGCGACTCTGGTCCCAGCCCGTGGCCAGTGTTGACGGACCAGCTGGAGGCACTGGGTGTTGAAAAGCTGTTGGCTGTGAGAGCATTGAATATAAGCGATGGTAGCTTATCGGGTGCTCTGCAGGTCTTGGGTCTATCAGACGTCTTGCCTCTTTAA
- the CBR1 gene encoding NADH-cytochrome b5 reductase, producing the protein MADNPLVQYAPILVAALALLGGLFVFLTQEKKPKYKKVLDPTKFQEFPISKKTQISHNTAIYRFKLPTEDSILGLPIGQHISLAATLDVTDPKTGNVERKEVVRSYTPISSDEQPGYTDLLIKSYPQGNISRHIATLSVGDTMKIKGPKGAFVYTPNMCRRIGMIAGGSGITPMLQIAEAIKRGRKNGDKTIVDLIFANVNELDILLRDDLEALSKQEGFNVYYVLNNPPEKWTGGVGFVTAEIIKERLPAPAKDIKILICGPPPMVSAIKKATESMGYDKARPVSKLEDQVFAF; encoded by the exons ATGGCAGACAATCCTCTGGTGCAGTATGCGCCCATCTTGGTCGCAGCATTGGCCCTGCTCGGCGGTCTCTTCGTTTTCTTGACTC aagagaagaagcccaAGTACAAGAAGGTGCTTGACCCTACCAAGTTCCAAGAGTTTCCCATCTCGAAAAAGACTCAGATCTCGCACAACACCGCCATTTACCGCTTCAAGCTGCCTACCGAAGACAGCATTCTCGGCCTGCCCATTGGCCAGCACATTTCCCTCGCCGCTACCCTCGATGTCACCGATCCCAAGACTGGCAATGTCGAGCGCAAGGAAGTCGTTCGATCGTACACTCCCATCTCCAGCGATGAACAACCCGGCTACACCGATCTTCTCATCAAGAGTTATCCACAGGGCAACATCTCGAGACACATTGCAACGCTGAGCGTGGGCGACACCATGAAGATCAAGGGACCCAAGGGGGCTTTCGTCTACACACCAAACATGTGCCGCCGCATTGGAATGATTGCTGGCGGTAGCGGAATTACTCCAATGCTTCAGATCGCCGAGGCCATCAAGCGCGGAAGGAAGAACGGAGACAAGACGATTGTCGATCTCATCTTTGCCAACGTGAACGAGCTGGACATTCTTCTCCGCGATGATCTTGAGGCTCTGTCCAAGCAGGAAGGTTTCAATGTCTATTACGTGCTGAACAACCCACCTGAAAAGTGGACTGGTGGAGTTGGTTTTGTCACTGCTGAGATCATCAAG GAACgtcttccagctccagccaAGGACATCAAGATTCTGATCTGCGGTCCTCCACCTATGGTCTCCGCCATCAAGAAGGCAACCGAGTCGATGGGCTACGACAAGGCACGACCAGTCAGCAAGCTCGAGGACCAAGTCTTTGCCTTCTAG